A portion of the uncultured Draconibacterium sp. genome contains these proteins:
- a CDS encoding YifB family Mg chelatase-like AAA ATPase produces the protein MLVKTFGSAVFGIDATTITIEVDVTTGIKFLLVGLPDSAVKESQQRIESALRLNGYKWPKKKIIINMAPADIRKEGSAYDLPLAAAVLAASGQINHDKLSKYVLMGELSLDGTLQPIKGVLPIAINARKEEFEGLILPKQNAREAAVVDRLKVFGAENITEVIDFLNDEGNLEQTVIDTRAEFYAQVNNNPLDFSDVKGQENVKRALEIAAAGSHNIILVGPPGSGKTMLAKRIPTVLPPFSLKEALETTKIHSVVGKIDKETSLMTRRPFRSPHHTISDVALVGGGNYPQPGEISLAHNGVLFLDELPEFKRTVLEVMRQPLEDRNITISRAKFSVEYPASFMLVASMNPCPCGYYNHPTKECVCAPGVVQKYLNKISGPLLDRIDIHLEVVPVPFKKLSEMESSENSEAVRERVLIARKIQEKRFEGHQGVYANAQMTSKLIREFVVLDNESNNLIKNAMDRLGLSARAYDRILKVSRTIADLEGAENVQADHLSEAIHYRSLDRENWGG, from the coding sequence ATGTTAGTTAAAACCTTCGGAAGTGCAGTTTTTGGGATCGATGCCACAACCATTACCATTGAAGTAGACGTAACCACCGGAATAAAATTCCTGCTTGTTGGATTGCCCGATAGTGCGGTTAAAGAGAGTCAGCAGCGCATTGAATCGGCATTGCGTTTGAACGGTTATAAATGGCCGAAAAAGAAAATCATCATAAACATGGCTCCGGCCGATATCCGCAAAGAAGGATCGGCTTACGATTTACCTTTGGCAGCAGCAGTTTTGGCGGCTTCCGGTCAGATTAATCATGATAAATTATCGAAATACGTTTTAATGGGCGAACTCTCACTCGATGGAACTTTGCAGCCCATAAAAGGTGTTTTACCTATTGCCATAAATGCGCGAAAAGAAGAGTTTGAAGGATTGATCCTGCCCAAACAAAATGCTCGAGAAGCCGCTGTTGTCGACCGCTTAAAGGTTTTCGGAGCGGAAAATATTACGGAAGTAATTGACTTTTTAAACGACGAAGGGAACCTGGAACAAACCGTGATTGATACCCGGGCTGAGTTTTATGCACAGGTAAATAATAATCCGCTCGACTTTTCGGATGTAAAAGGGCAGGAAAATGTAAAACGTGCTTTAGAGATTGCAGCGGCTGGTTCTCATAATATTATTTTGGTGGGCCCTCCCGGCTCCGGAAAAACAATGCTGGCAAAACGGATACCAACCGTTTTACCACCGTTTTCGCTAAAAGAGGCGCTGGAAACTACCAAGATTCATTCGGTAGTAGGAAAGATCGATAAAGAAACTTCATTGATGACACGCCGTCCGTTCCGTAGTCCACACCACACAATTTCAGATGTGGCGCTGGTTGGCGGCGGAAACTATCCACAGCCGGGAGAAATCAGTTTGGCACACAATGGCGTTTTGTTTCTGGATGAGTTGCCCGAGTTTAAACGAACAGTGCTTGAAGTGATGCGTCAGCCGTTGGAAGATCGGAATATTACCATTTCGCGGGCAAAGTTTTCTGTGGAATACCCGGCGAGTTTTATGTTGGTGGCTTCCATGAACCCGTGTCCGTGTGGTTATTATAATCACCCCACAAAAGAGTGCGTTTGCGCGCCGGGCGTGGTGCAAAAATACCTTAACAAAATCTCGGGGCCACTGCTCGACCGTATAGATATTCACCTCGAAGTTGTTCCCGTGCCATTTAAAAAATTATCGGAAATGGAATCATCGGAGAATAGTGAGGCCGTTCGTGAGCGGGTGTTAATTGCCCGGAAAATTCAGGAGAAACGTTTTGAGGGTCACCAGGGAGTTTACGCCAATGCACAAATGACCTCGAAACTGATACGTGAATTTGTAGTACTCGACAATGAAAGCAATAACCTGATTAAAAATGCCATGGATCGCCTTGGCCTTTCTGCCCGTGCTTACGACCGCATTTTAAAAGTATCGCGCACCATTGCCGACCTCGAAGGAGCAGAAAATGTGCAGGCCGATCACCTTTCGGAAGCTATTCATTATCGCAGTCTGGACCGGGAGAACTGGGGAGGGTAA
- the greA gene encoding transcription elongation factor GreA gives MSQVTYLTKDGLEKLKKELEHLMNVERPKISKQIGEAIEKGDISENAEYDAAKDAQGMLEAKIAQLKSKVANARILDESKIDTSQVQILNKVTIKNKKNNATMQYTLVPESEANLKESKLSVETPIAKGLMGKKVGDVVEIKVPSGVIPFEIVEISM, from the coding sequence ATGTCCCAAGTAACATATTTAACGAAAGACGGACTAGAAAAGCTAAAGAAAGAACTGGAGCACTTGATGAATGTTGAGCGCCCGAAGATTTCGAAGCAGATTGGCGAGGCCATTGAAAAGGGAGATATATCGGAAAATGCCGAGTACGATGCAGCAAAAGATGCACAGGGCATGCTTGAAGCTAAAATAGCCCAGTTAAAATCAAAAGTGGCCAACGCCCGAATTCTTGATGAGTCGAAAATTGATACATCACAAGTTCAGATTCTGAACAAGGTAACAATCAAGAACAAAAAGAATAATGCAACTATGCAATATACTTTGGTTCCTGAAAGTGAAGCGAACCTGAAAGAAAGTAAATTGTCGGTAGAAACGCCGATTGCCAAAGGTTTGATGGGCAAAAAAGTTGGTGATGTAGTTGAAATTAAAGTTCCGTCAGGAGTTATACCTTTTGAGATTGTAGAAATTTCAATGTAA
- the trxA gene encoding thioredoxin codes for MALEITDANFEELVMNSDKPVMIDFWAVWCGPCRMIAPIVEEMSAEYEGKAVIGKVDVDNNQDVAMKYGIRNIPTVLFVKNGEVVDKQVGAAPKQAFVDKLNALL; via the coding sequence ATGGCTTTAGAAATTACAGATGCCAATTTTGAAGAGTTGGTAATGAATTCAGACAAACCGGTGATGATCGATTTTTGGGCAGTTTGGTGTGGCCCTTGTAGAATGATTGCACCTATTGTTGAAGAAATGTCTGCTGAGTACGAAGGCAAAGCAGTAATTGGTAAAGTTGACGTTGACAACAACCAGGATGTAGCAATGAAATACGGAATCAGAAACATTCCTACAGTATTGTTTGTGAAAAACGGCGAGGTTGTTGACAAACAAGTTGGTGCTGCTCCAAAACAAGCGTTTGTTGACAAACTTAATGCACTGCTGTAA
- a CDS encoding NIPSNAP family protein, protein MKRRSFLKKSAFASGAIVAAPSLNAGPAPTTDKDFYELKVYHLNGGAGRNQLQKYYTEAVIPFLKKRGAKILAFNEFSMEEPPVMYILHAHKSLSDYYDTTLAMRTDPEFLEAAKEYTQVPVNSPVYARFETFLMEAFDGFPRLSEPGQKGGLLEMRIYESYCEDAGIRKVKMFNDGEIQLFNNLGFHPLLFSQHLAGQYMPALTYMLWFNDMEERDALWAKFGPSPEWREMSRKEEYANTVSKIHKKFLVPVDFS, encoded by the coding sequence ATGAAAAGAAGATCATTCCTTAAAAAATCAGCTTTTGCAAGTGGTGCTATTGTTGCTGCGCCATCTTTAAACGCCGGTCCGGCTCCAACAACCGACAAAGATTTTTACGAATTAAAAGTCTATCATTTAAATGGTGGTGCCGGGCGGAACCAACTACAGAAATATTATACTGAAGCCGTAATTCCTTTTTTGAAAAAAAGAGGTGCTAAAATTTTGGCATTTAATGAGTTCAGTATGGAAGAACCACCTGTGATGTACATTCTGCACGCTCATAAAAGTTTATCGGATTATTACGATACAACGCTGGCTATGCGCACCGATCCTGAATTTTTAGAAGCAGCGAAAGAGTATACACAGGTTCCTGTAAATAGTCCTGTTTATGCACGCTTCGAAACTTTTCTGATGGAAGCTTTTGATGGTTTTCCGCGTTTAAGCGAACCGGGGCAAAAGGGAGGTTTGCTTGAAATGCGCATTTATGAAAGTTATTGTGAAGATGCCGGAATAAGAAAAGTAAAAATGTTTAACGACGGCGAAATTCAGCTGTTTAATAATCTCGGGTTTCATCCTTTGCTATTTAGTCAGCATCTTGCGGGGCAATACATGCCGGCACTAACCTACATGTTGTGGTTTAACGATATGGAAGAACGTGATGCCCTATGGGCTAAATTTGGGCCAAGCCCCGAATGGCGGGAGATGAGCAGGAAAGAGGAATACGCTAATACGGTGAGTAAAATTCACAAAAAATTTCTCGTTCCTGTCGACTTTAGTTAG
- a CDS encoding glycoside hydrolase family 9 protein, with translation MKKPVLLVLLCLSMIPILFAQNIHLNSLGFLTDGAKTAVIPKSCTSFQLVSVSSGDIVFEGKVSGPTYQKDVDQEVWKVDFSDFQKPGDYYLEVAEVGRSDEFKIANDAFNFAAVTSMRAFYLWRCGMAVDGEFAGNHYHQDACHLDDAYEDYIGEKGSKRDGTGGWHDAGDHGKYVVNAGISMGVLFYAWEHFQPQLEKMDLDIPETAPGFPDFLQELKWETDWILKMQYPDGSGRVSHKLTRTNFSGFIMASDDDAKRYFTDWSSAATADFVGIMAMAARYFKPYDAAYAQKCLDAAWVSYRFLQANPEYKRFEQGDFQTGGYQSKDEDDRLWAAAELWATTGDEDCLQDFEKRAAAIDYEILENWDWQNVSNLAMYTYALSSREGKNAEVQNIIKEKIIANADGIVEKGNSDVYSRALAGKYYWGCNGTVARQAVNLQVANLIQPNPKYKQAAIGIVDHIFGKNYYNRSYVTCLGINPPMYPHDRRSGADDIDAPWPGYLVGGGHSATDWEDKEASYSKNEIAINWQAALVYALAGFVTY, from the coding sequence ATGAAGAAGCCTGTTCTTTTGGTGCTCCTTTGCCTGAGCATGATCCCAATTTTATTTGCACAAAATATTCATCTTAATTCGCTGGGTTTTTTAACTGATGGCGCAAAAACAGCCGTTATTCCGAAATCCTGTACTTCGTTTCAGCTTGTTTCTGTTTCATCCGGAGACATTGTTTTTGAAGGAAAAGTTTCAGGTCCAACTTATCAGAAAGATGTAGATCAGGAGGTTTGGAAAGTTGATTTCTCGGACTTCCAAAAACCGGGTGACTACTACCTGGAAGTAGCCGAAGTGGGGCGTTCGGATGAATTTAAAATAGCAAACGATGCATTCAATTTTGCGGCCGTAACAAGTATGCGTGCTTTTTATTTGTGGCGCTGTGGAATGGCGGTTGATGGCGAGTTTGCCGGTAATCACTACCATCAGGATGCTTGCCATTTAGATGATGCTTACGAAGATTACATTGGTGAGAAAGGTTCGAAACGCGACGGTACAGGCGGATGGCACGATGCCGGCGACCACGGAAAATATGTGGTAAATGCAGGAATTTCAATGGGCGTTTTGTTTTACGCCTGGGAGCATTTTCAGCCTCAATTAGAGAAGATGGATTTGGATATTCCCGAAACAGCACCCGGATTTCCCGATTTCCTGCAGGAATTAAAATGGGAAACCGACTGGATATTAAAAATGCAATATCCCGATGGTTCGGGGAGAGTTTCGCATAAACTAACGCGAACAAACTTTTCAGGATTTATAATGGCCAGCGACGATGATGCCAAACGCTATTTTACTGATTGGAGTTCGGCGGCAACAGCCGATTTTGTGGGAATTATGGCCATGGCTGCGCGCTATTTTAAACCCTACGACGCTGCATATGCTCAAAAATGTTTAGATGCTGCGTGGGTGAGTTATCGTTTTCTACAGGCGAATCCGGAGTATAAACGTTTTGAACAGGGTGATTTTCAGACCGGAGGTTACCAGTCGAAAGATGAGGATGATCGCTTATGGGCAGCTGCCGAACTTTGGGCAACTACCGGAGATGAAGACTGTTTGCAAGATTTTGAGAAACGTGCAGCGGCGATTGATTATGAAATTCTGGAAAACTGGGACTGGCAAAATGTATCGAACCTGGCGATGTATACCTATGCACTTTCTTCGCGCGAAGGGAAAAACGCCGAGGTACAAAATATTATAAAAGAGAAGATCATTGCGAATGCCGATGGAATAGTCGAAAAGGGAAATTCGGATGTATATTCACGAGCTCTCGCCGGCAAATATTACTGGGGATGTAACGGAACTGTTGCCCGCCAGGCTGTAAACCTGCAGGTGGCAAATCTTATTCAGCCAAATCCAAAATACAAACAGGCTGCCATTGGTATTGTCGATCATATTTTTGGAAAGAATTATTATAATCGATCGTATGTTACCTGTTTGGGAATCAATCCGCCAATGTATCCGCACGACCGACGTTCGGGAGCTGATGACATTGACGCCCCTTGGCCGGGGTATTTGGTTGGCGGCGGGCATTCGGCAACCGATTGGGAAGATAAAGAAGCGTCGTACAGCAAAAACGAGATTGCGATAAACTGGCAGGCAGCATTGGTTTATGCACTTGCCGGATTTGTAACTTATTAG
- a CDS encoding HIT family protein, with product MASIFTKIINGEIPSYKVAEDENYFAFLDIFPTAKGHTLVIPKKEVDYLFDLDDETYAGLQMFAKKVAKGLEKAVPCKKVGVMVLGLEVPHAHIHLVPMQSEHDLLNFADKTKFPPEEMEQLAKLIAENID from the coding sequence ATGGCAAGCATTTTTACAAAAATTATCAATGGTGAAATCCCTTCGTACAAAGTAGCTGAGGACGAGAATTATTTTGCTTTTCTCGATATTTTCCCCACTGCAAAAGGACACACTTTGGTAATTCCGAAAAAAGAGGTAGACTACCTTTTTGATTTGGATGATGAAACCTACGCCGGGTTGCAAATGTTTGCCAAAAAAGTGGCCAAAGGATTGGAAAAAGCTGTTCCCTGCAAAAAAGTTGGGGTAATGGTTTTAGGTCTCGAAGTGCCACATGCACACATTCATTTGGTGCCCATGCAAAGCGAACACGATTTGCTGAACTTTGCCGACAAAACAAAATTCCCTCCCGAGGAAATGGAGCAACTGGCAAAGCTCATCGCCGAAAATATTGACTAG
- the dnaE gene encoding DNA polymerase III subunit alpha, with translation MVPFTHLHVHSQYSILDGAASISDLVGKAKSDNMPALALTDHGTMFGIKEFHAACSKAEIKPILGCETYVASRTIKDKSDKIDRSGHHLILLAKNRVGYINLIKLISTATTTGFYYKPRIDKELLEKHHEGLIASSACLGGEIAQHIMANNIPAAEDAVLWYKKLFGEDYYLELMRHPAQSQREREEVYDWQVKVNKQLVPLAKKLGVKLIATNDIHFTNESDAEAHDLLICLNTGKDFDDPNRMRYTKQEWFKTQAEMNELFKDLPEALANTAEIAEKIEPFELNTSPIMPVFPIPEKIGTEESFKEKYSEADLRKEFGDSAFERLGGYDKVIRVKLESAFLEHLTFEGAKERYGDPLEKSVEERLIFELNTIKTMGYPGYFLITQDFINWAKDNGVIVGPGRGSAAGAAVSYCAGITNIDPIKYDLLFERFLNPDRISLPDVDIDFDDDGRQLVLEYVTNKYGQDKVAHICTFGTMATKSSIRDVARVLKLPLLEADRLAKLVPEAPKMSFKKAFKESPELAREKDSPIPLVVDTLNYAEKLEGSVRNTGVHACGILISRDPLTDHIPLMPTKDEEHLLTTQYDGRFVEDIGLLKMDFLGLKTLSIIKECLENIKLSKGIEVPINEIPLDDEKTFELFSHGETTAIFQFESDGMKKHLRDLKPNRFEDLVAMNALYRPGPMEYIPNYIARKHGREKVDYDVPMMEEYLSDTYGITVFQEQVMLLSRLLAGFTRGDSDTLRKAMGKKIMSVMEKLKVKFVEGCKANRQFVDECKNRGKDTEEVINKIWKDWEAFASYAFNKSHSVCYAYIAYQTGFLKAHYPAEFMAANLSRNLNNITDITKLMTECKRMNLNVLGPDVNESFIKFTANKEGDIRFGMGAIKGVGSGAVQHIIDVRNERGHFKTIYELVEHVNLQAVNKKNLEALAMAGAFTNLEGVNRSCFFAGEHENDDTNFIEKLIRYGNRVQLEANSAQQSLFGGMGGGQDIQKPAIPKVDEWAKLIMLEKEKNLIGIYLTAHPLDDYRLEISNFCSRDVMLKDLNNDINKYKEKEFTFGGMVTAAAEKQAKNGNMYSILTLSDYSDSKEFWLFGNDYVNFSKYCKVGLFIMVKGAVKPRFGNTDNYEFKINSIELLDDVREKYIKSLTINVPLKSLTEDLVKHIDHIAGEYKGKTLLKFNVFDTENNMYIEMFSRTTRVNPLDGFLNFFDEQPEMSYRIN, from the coding sequence ATGGTTCCATTTACGCATTTACACGTACACTCGCAATACTCAATTCTTGATGGCGCAGCCAGCATCAGCGACCTGGTAGGCAAAGCAAAATCGGATAATATGCCGGCTTTGGCTTTAACCGACCACGGAACAATGTTTGGCATAAAAGAGTTTCATGCAGCCTGTTCGAAGGCTGAGATTAAACCCATTTTAGGATGCGAAACGTATGTGGCTTCCCGTACAATCAAAGATAAAAGTGATAAGATAGACCGCTCCGGGCATCACCTGATTCTGTTGGCAAAAAACAGGGTTGGTTACATTAACCTGATTAAGCTGATATCGACAGCAACTACTACCGGTTTTTATTATAAACCGCGTATCGACAAAGAACTGCTGGAAAAACATCACGAAGGACTGATTGCATCATCGGCATGTTTGGGAGGCGAGATTGCACAGCATATAATGGCCAATAATATACCGGCTGCCGAAGACGCTGTTTTGTGGTATAAAAAGCTATTTGGAGAAGATTATTACCTGGAATTGATGCGGCATCCGGCGCAATCGCAACGCGAGCGCGAAGAGGTATACGACTGGCAGGTAAAAGTAAATAAGCAACTGGTTCCGTTAGCAAAGAAGCTGGGCGTGAAATTGATTGCCACCAACGATATTCACTTCACCAACGAGTCGGATGCAGAAGCACACGATTTGTTGATCTGCTTAAATACCGGGAAAGATTTTGACGATCCGAACCGAATGCGCTACACCAAACAGGAGTGGTTTAAAACGCAGGCCGAAATGAATGAGCTTTTTAAAGATCTTCCCGAGGCGCTGGCCAATACAGCTGAAATCGCAGAAAAAATTGAGCCTTTTGAACTGAATACTTCACCGATTATGCCGGTGTTCCCTATTCCTGAAAAAATTGGAACCGAAGAAAGTTTTAAAGAAAAATACTCGGAGGCTGATTTACGTAAGGAATTTGGCGATTCAGCTTTTGAACGCCTTGGTGGATACGATAAAGTAATTCGTGTAAAACTGGAGTCGGCATTTTTGGAGCACCTTACTTTTGAAGGGGCCAAAGAACGTTATGGCGATCCGCTGGAAAAGAGTGTTGAAGAACGTCTTATTTTTGAGCTGAATACCATTAAAACAATGGGTTATCCCGGTTACTTCCTTATTACGCAGGATTTTATTAACTGGGCAAAAGATAACGGAGTGATCGTTGGTCCTGGACGTGGATCGGCTGCCGGTGCAGCTGTATCGTACTGCGCCGGAATTACCAACATCGACCCGATTAAATACGACCTTCTTTTTGAGCGTTTCCTGAATCCCGATCGTATATCGCTCCCCGATGTCGATATCGACTTTGATGATGACGGACGACAGCTGGTACTCGAATATGTAACCAACAAATACGGGCAGGATAAAGTGGCGCACATTTGTACTTTCGGAACAATGGCTACCAAGTCATCGATCAGGGATGTAGCCCGTGTGTTGAAACTACCTTTACTCGAAGCCGATCGTTTGGCTAAGTTGGTTCCCGAAGCGCCGAAAATGAGTTTTAAAAAGGCATTTAAAGAAAGTCCTGAACTGGCAAGAGAAAAGGATTCTCCAATTCCTCTGGTGGTTGATACGCTTAATTATGCTGAGAAATTAGAAGGTTCGGTACGAAATACTGGTGTGCATGCATGTGGTATCCTGATCAGCCGCGACCCGCTGACGGATCATATTCCGTTAATGCCCACAAAAGATGAAGAACATCTGCTGACAACGCAGTACGATGGGCGTTTTGTGGAAGACATCGGCTTGCTGAAAATGGACTTTCTGGGGCTGAAAACCCTGTCGATTATTAAAGAGTGTCTGGAAAACATCAAACTATCGAAGGGAATTGAAGTTCCGATAAATGAAATTCCGCTTGATGATGAGAAGACATTTGAGCTATTTAGTCATGGCGAAACCACTGCAATTTTCCAGTTCGAATCGGACGGAATGAAAAAGCACCTGCGCGATTTGAAACCTAACCGTTTTGAAGACCTGGTGGCTATGAACGCGCTCTACCGACCGGGACCAATGGAATACATCCCGAATTACATTGCCCGTAAACATGGTCGCGAGAAAGTGGATTACGACGTGCCAATGATGGAAGAATACCTTAGTGATACTTATGGTATTACCGTTTTCCAGGAGCAAGTGATGTTACTCTCGCGTTTGCTGGCCGGCTTTACCCGAGGCGATTCGGATACGCTGCGTAAGGCGATGGGTAAGAAGATTATGTCGGTGATGGAAAAGCTTAAAGTTAAGTTTGTTGAAGGCTGTAAAGCTAATCGCCAGTTTGTTGATGAATGTAAAAACAGAGGTAAAGACACTGAGGAAGTTATCAATAAAATTTGGAAAGACTGGGAGGCGTTTGCGTCGTATGCGTTCAACAAATCGCACTCGGTTTGTTATGCCTACATTGCCTACCAAACTGGATTCCTGAAGGCACATTATCCGGCAGAATTTATGGCTGCCAACCTTAGCCGAAACCTAAATAATATTACCGATATTACTAAGTTAATGACCGAGTGCAAGCGCATGAATCTGAACGTGCTTGGGCCGGATGTTAACGAGAGTTTTATCAAATTTACGGCAAACAAGGAAGGCGATATCCGTTTTGGAATGGGAGCAATTAAAGGCGTTGGTTCCGGAGCTGTTCAGCACATTATTGATGTACGCAACGAACGTGGCCATTTTAAAACCATTTATGAATTGGTTGAACACGTAAACTTGCAGGCGGTGAATAAAAAGAACCTCGAAGCGCTTGCCATGGCAGGGGCTTTTACAAATTTGGAGGGAGTAAACCGCAGTTGCTTTTTTGCCGGCGAACACGAAAACGATGATACCAATTTTATCGAGAAACTGATTCGCTACGGTAACCGGGTGCAGCTTGAAGCAAACAGTGCACAACAAAGTTTGTTTGGAGGAATGGGAGGTGGACAGGATATTCAAAAACCGGCCATTCCAAAAGTTGACGAGTGGGCCAAACTCATTATGCTCGAAAAGGAGAAAAACCTGATAGGTATTTATCTTACCGCTCATCCGCTTGATGATTATCGCCTTGAAATTAGCAATTTCTGCTCCAGAGATGTGATGCTGAAAGACTTGAATAACGACATAAATAAATACAAAGAAAAAGAATTTACTTTTGGCGGAATGGTTACGGCAGCGGCAGAGAAACAAGCCAAAAACGGGAATATGTATTCCATTCTTACCCTTTCTGATTATTCCGACTCGAAAGAGTTTTGGCTGTTTGGAAACGATTATGTGAACTTTAGCAAGTACTGTAAAGTTGGGCTTTTTATTATGGTGAAAGGGGCAGTTAAACCACGCTTTGGAAACACCGATAATTACGAATTTAAAATTAACAGCATTGAGTTGCTCGACGATGTGCGCGAAAAATACATTAAAAGTTTAACCATAAATGTTCCGCTAAAATCATTAACAGAGGACCTGGTAAAACATATAGATCACATAGCCGGAGAATATAAAGGAAAGACCTTGCTCAAGTTTAATGTTTTTGATACCGAGAACAATATGTACATTGAAATGTTTTCAAGAACTACAAGGGTAAATCCTTTGGATGGTTTTCTTAACTTTTTTGATGAACAACCGGAAATGAGTTACAGAATTAATTAG
- a CDS encoding DUF58 domain-containing protein yields MTVFVFIILKNLIDIEQFHRFDNLGLVAHEVVEGFITGLHRSPFHGFSVEFAEHRLYNQGESTKHVDWKLFARTDKLFVKQYEEETNLRCQLVVDTSSSMLFPYTKGKKHLHNKLAFSVYTAAALIYLMRKQRDAVGLTLFSDEIEFHSSPRISSVNAEVMYGKLSELIQPENAGLRKTTNTTQVLHQIAENIHKRSLVIIFSDMLDSSKNDELFSALQHLRYNKHEVILFHVTDHSLEREFDFSNRPHKFVDLESGQVVKFNPLEVKEHYTNTVSDYFEDLKVKCGQYQIDLAEADINKDFKEVLFSYLVKRKKLY; encoded by the coding sequence ATGACAGTTTTTGTTTTTATCATTTTGAAGAACCTAATCGACATAGAACAATTTCACCGTTTTGATAACCTGGGGTTGGTGGCTCACGAGGTTGTTGAAGGATTTATTACCGGCTTGCACCGAAGTCCGTTTCATGGATTTTCAGTTGAGTTTGCTGAACATCGCCTGTATAACCAGGGCGAATCGACGAAACACGTCGATTGGAAATTGTTTGCACGTACCGACAAACTTTTTGTAAAACAATACGAGGAGGAAACCAACCTGCGTTGCCAGTTGGTTGTCGATACTTCATCATCTATGTTGTTTCCGTATACGAAAGGCAAAAAACATTTACACAATAAACTGGCTTTCTCGGTTTATACAGCTGCCGCTCTTATTTACCTGATGCGTAAACAGCGCGATGCCGTTGGGTTAACACTGTTTTCTGATGAAATTGAATTTCATTCTTCGCCACGCATTTCATCGGTAAATGCCGAGGTGATGTACGGAAAACTTTCGGAACTCATTCAGCCCGAAAATGCCGGTTTACGAAAAACCACCAACACCACACAGGTACTGCATCAAATTGCCGAGAATATTCATAAACGTTCGCTGGTAATTATTTTCAGCGACATGCTCGACAGCTCGAAAAACGATGAGTTGTTTTCGGCTCTGCAACACCTGCGATACAATAAACATGAGGTTATTCTTTTTCATGTAACCGATCATTCTTTAGAACGCGAGTTTGATTTTAGCAATCGTCCGCACAAGTTTGTCGATTTGGAGAGCGGGCAGGTTGTTAAATTCAACCCCCTGGAAGTGAAAGAGCACTACACCAATACGGTTAGCGATTATTTTGAAGACCTGAAAGTAAAGTGCGGACAGTACCAAATCGATTTGGCCGAAGCCGACATCAACAAAGATTTTAAGGAAGTGCTTTTCTCTTATCTCGTAAAAAGGAAGAAGCTTTATTAG